Proteins encoded in a region of the Antedon mediterranea chromosome 2, ecAntMedi1.1, whole genome shotgun sequence genome:
- the LOC140039915 gene encoding sodium-dependent phosphate transport protein 2B-like, whose product MESQQQSTETNEVILEVLPIKVPQDQVTKKCARNDDPWELLEYKNKTTPWHQLNRSGKIKRVSLYFLKPIAVIFLLYTFICSLSIMGDAFKLLGGKTAGKALSENELLNNPICGLMIGILVTVLVQSSSTSTSVVVTMVAAGLLSVQPAIYIVMGANIGTSVTNTIVSMAQSKQRDEFRRAFGGATVHDMFNWLAVIIFLPLEAITHFLFHISSWIVDSFNVQVNENAEVELLKVLTKPITKKIIQVNKNIITDLAKGNEDAVSESMIKSICDKKEVIVPSVMTSLENVTVAENGTIWDTAVRNVTSMVNVTLVDGAKCHHLFSDTSLSDSTVGAILLLFSLFLLCTCLILLVKILQSMMMGKMAELVRKNINADFPKPFAFLTGYVAIIVGAGMTFLVQSSSVFTSTITPLVGMGLISLDRMYPLTLGANIGTTATGILAALASGSDKFQSALQIALCHLLFNICGILVWYPVPIMRRTPIKLAKHLGNTTAKYRWFAIFYLLMMFFMLPGAVFGLTLAGPMYLAGFGISFLVIITLIIVINILQSKCPTVLPKLLQNWNFLPVWMRSLQPIDNLITKSLSVFKRCCPCRPAINEQRPYAPVERVDTATLTNEQRPYTPVEQVDTAAVTSLNGTMV is encoded by the exons AGTTGAACAGATCCGGAAAAATAAAACGTGTGTCGCTATATTTCCTCAAGCCAATCGCCGTAATATTTCTCCTATATACGTTCATCTGTTCGCTAAGCATTATGGGAGATGCCTTCAAACTCCTAGGTGGGAAAACTGCCGGGAAAGCCCTGAGCGAGAATGAACTTCTTAACAACCCCATTTGTGGGCTTATGATCGGAATATTGGTGACTGTATTGGTTCAAAGTTCAAGTACATCAACGTCAGTTGTCGTTACCATGGTAGCTGCTGGAC TGTTGAGTGTCCAACCTGCGATCTACATCGTGATGGGAGCTAACATCGGTACGTCAGTCACCAACACTATCGTATCGATGGCTCAGTCGAAACAACGTGATGAGTTCCGACGTGCGTTTGGTGGTGCTACCGTCCACGACATGTTCAACTGGTTAGCTGTTATAATATTCCTACCGTTAGAGGCAATAACTCACTTTCTATTCCATATTTCGAGCTGGATCGTCGATAGTTTTAATGTACAAGTCAATGAAAATGCGGAGGTGGAGTTGTTAAAGGTGCTGACGAAACCAATTACTAAAAAGATTATTCAG gtaaacaaaaatataattactgACTTAGCGAAGGGCAACGAAGATGCTGTATCGGAGAGCATGATCAAATCGATATGCGACAAGAAAGAGGTAATAGTCCCTAGCGTTATGACGTCACTTGAAAACGTTACGGTTGCTGAAAATGGTACAATCTGGGACACGGCCGTCAGGAATGTTACTAGCATGGTTAATGTTACCTTAGTGGATGGGGCAAAGT GTCATCATTTGTTCTCTGACACGAGTCTTTCCGATTCGACAGTCGGCGCCATTTTGCTactattttctttatttcttctATGCACATGTTTGATCCTCTTGGTCAAGATTCTTCAGTCAATGATGATGGGTAAAATGGCCGAACTCGTCCGCAAAAACATCAACGCCGACTTTCCGAAGCCTTTCGCCTTCCTTACTGGTTACGTGGCTATCATCGTCGGGGCTGGGATGACCTTCTTAGTGCAAAGCAGTTCCGTATTTACTTCAACTATAACGCCACTTGTGGGTATGGGGTTGATATCACTCGATAGAATGTACCCTCTAACACTCGGTGCCAATATTGGTACAACCGCTACTGGTATATTAGCCGCGTTGGCCAGTGGTAGTGATAAATTCCAGAGTGCATTACAAATTGCTCTTTGTCATCTACTATTCAATATATGTGGTATTCTAGTCTGGTACCCCGTCCCTATTATGAGGAGAACCCCGATTAAGTTAGCCAAGCATCTCGGTAACACAACTGCAAAATATCGTTGGTTCGCCATATTCTACCTGTTGATGATGTTTTTCATGCTACCTGGGGCCGTTTTCGGATTAACCCTTGCCGGCCCTATGTACCTTGCTGGGTTTGGTATATCGTTTCTtgtaataataacactaataatcgTTATTAATATACTACAAAGCAAATGTCCAACTGTTCTTCCAAAACTGCTACAAAATTGGAACTTCCTACCGGTATGGATGCGATCGTTACAACCGATTGATAATCTTATTACTAAGTCGTTATCGGTTTTCAAACGGTGTTGTCCATGTAGGCCGGCTATAAACGAACAACGCCCATATGCACCCGTAGAACGAGTCGATACTGCTACTCTTACAAATGAACAACGTCCATATACACCCGTAGAACAAGTCGATACTGCTGCTGTTACTTCATTGAATGGTACAATGGTTTAG
- the LOC140041085 gene encoding phosphopantothenate--cysteine ligase-like, producing MNLESFFKDNGYCPNKYSKDISEIQTFASTHYAQKNKIVLVTSGGTAIPLESQAVRYIENFSSGHRGAASAEYFLSEGYGVIFLYRQGSLRPYSRHFKVGNVLDLLTISKECRNGSTVQVDSTKMPDLATIVQAYHTSKDAGRLLEVSYHSLVDYIALLKASSEAVHVLGSSAMFYLAAAVSDFYIPLTHMQKHKIQSSTGPLELALHQVPKFLRALVTKWSPQAFVVTFKLETDEAILMDKALGALTKYGHQLVIANILHERRYRVVVVTKEEQKELLLSDDEQKEKKDIEQKLIRDICIRHTHYYKGTEV from the exons ATGAATTTAGAATCGTTTTTTAAAGACAATGGCTATTGTCCAAATAAATATTCCAAAGATATAAGTGAAATCCAAACATTTGCTTCTACGCATTATGCACAAAAGAATAAGATTGTTTTAGTTACT TCTGGAGGAACAGCAATTCCATTGGAAAGTCAAGCTGTTCGGTATATTGAGAACTTTAGTAGTGGGCACCGTGGCGCTGCATCTGCCGA ATATTTTTTATCAGAAGGCTATGGCGTCATATTCTTATACCGACAGGGATCTCTGAGACCCTATAGTAGACACTTTAAAGTAGGAAATGTTTTGGATCTGTTAACAATTAGTAAAGAATGCAGAAATGGCTCTACTGTACAAG TTGATTCGACTAAGATGCCTGATCTGGCCACCATTGTTCAGGCCTACCACACATCAAAGGACGCAGGGAGGCTGCTAGAAGTTAGCTATCATAGTCTTGTTGATTACATTGCCTTGTTGAAAGCATCTAGCGAAGCAGTGCATGTACTGGGTTCATCCGCTATGTTCTACCTTGCAGCTGCGGTGTCAGATTTCTACATTCCACTAACTCATATg CAAAAACACAAGATACAGTCATCCACAGGGCCGCTTGAACTGGCCTTACATCAGGTGCCCAAGTTTCTAAGAGCTCTGGTCACTAAATGGTCACCTCAAGCTTTTGTAGTTACTTTCAAACTAGAAACGGACGAAGCTATATTAATGGACAAAGCGCTTGGCGCTCTTACCAAATATGGTCATCAACTCGTGATTGCAAACATTTTACACGAAAGACGATACAGAGTTGTCGTGGTGACAAAAGAAGAACAAAAAGAACTTTTACTTAGTGACGATgaacaaaaagaaaagaaagatattGAACAGAAACTAATCAGAGATATATGTATACGACATACGCATTATTATAAGGGAACTGAGGTGTAA